The Panicum virgatum strain AP13 chromosome 5K, P.virgatum_v5, whole genome shotgun sequence genome has a window encoding:
- the LOC120707947 gene encoding anthocyanidin 5,3-O-glucosyltransferase-like, translating to MDKAVVLYPSLGVGHLTPMLQLAKLFVRHGVAVTVALVEPQVVSPSFSAAVALAAATNPSVTFHVLPPPAPADEAPRDMSDYLRLMDAPLRDLLRSLPAVRALVLDMFCAGSLDVAAELGIPAYFFFASGASFLAVFLNLPSAVAGMDRRSFAELGDAPFRLPVAPPFKATDLPQVILDSDEASKATLRMSERIAGSSGILINTFEPLEARAVRDLRDGRCIPGRPTPPVYCIGPLVAEGGGNKHACLEWLDAQPDKSVTFLSFGSLGTFSKKQIQEIAVGLEKSGQRFLWVLRSPLGNEQSIGLGHPLPDPEPDLDALLPEGFLERTKHQGLVVRFWAPQVEVLGHRATGAFMTHCGWNSTLEGIMAGLPLLCWPLYAEQRLNKVFIVEEMKLGVALRGYDEEVVKAEEVEAKVRWVMESEGGRALRERATAEKSKAVQALSEGGSSRAAFVEFLNNL from the coding sequence ATGGACAAGGCCGTGGTTCTGTACCCGAGCCTCGGCGTCGGCCACCTCACGCCGATGCTTCAGCTGGCCAAGCTGTTCGTCCGGCACGGCGTCGCCGTCACCGTCGCCCTCGTCGAGCCGCAGGTCGTGTCGCCCAGCTTCTCCGCCGCGGTCGCCCTCGCCGCGGCCACCAACCCGTCCGTCACCTTCcacgtgctgccgccgccggctccggcggACGAAGCCCCGCGCGACATGTCCGACTACCTCCGCCTCATGGACGCGCCGCTGCGGGACTTGCTCCGCTCGCTCCCGGCGGTCCGCGCGCTCGTGCTCGACATGTTCTGCGCCGGGTCGCTGGacgtcgccgccgagctcggcaTACCGGCCTACTTCTTCTTCGCCTCCGGCGCCAGCTTCCTCGCCGTCTTCCTCAACCTGCCCAGCGCGGTGGCCGGCATGGACAGGCGGAGTTTCGCGGAGCTCGGAGACGCGCCTTTCCGTCTCCCCGTCGCTCCTCCGTTCAAGGCTACGGATCTTCCCCAAGTTATCCTGGACAGCGACGAGGCCAGCAAGGCCACTCTTCGCATGTCCGAGAGAATCGCGGGGTCCAGCGGGATTCTTATCAACACGTTTGAGCCGCTGGAAGCTCGGGCGGTGCGTGATCTCAGAGACGGGCGGTGCATCCCTGGCCGTCCCACACCGCCGGTCTACTGCATTGGGCCGTTGGTCGCGGAAGGCGGCGGCAACAAGCACGCGTGCCTCGAGTGGCTGGACGCGCAGCCGGACAAGAGCGTCACGTTCCTCTCCTTCGGCAGCCTGGGCACCTTCTCCAAGAAGCAGATCCAGGAGATCGCCGTCGGCCTGGAGAAATCGGGGCAGAGGTTCCTCTGGGTCCTGCGGAGCCCGCTCGGCAACGAGCAGAGTATTGGCCTTGGCCACCCGCTCCCCGACCCTGAGCCAGACCTCGACGCGCTCCTCCCCGAAGGATTCTTGGAGAGAACGAAGCATCAGGGGCTGGTCGTCAGGTTCTGGGCGCCGCAGGTGGAGGTGCTCGGCCACAGGGCGACGGGTGCGTTCATGACccactgcgggtggaactcgacGCTGGAAGGGATCATGGCGGGGCTGCCGCTGCTGTGTTGGCCGTTGTACGCGGAGCAGAGGTTGAACAAGGTGTTCATCGTGGAAGAGATGAAGCTCGGAGTGGCGCTGAGGGGCTATGACGAGGAGGTGGTGAAggcagaggaggtggaggccaAGGTCAGGTGGGTGATGGAATCCGAGGGAGGAAGGGCCCTCCGGGAGCGCGCCACGGCTGAGAAGAGCAAGGCCGTGCAAGCACTGAGTGAAGGAGGCTCATCCCGTGCTGCTTTCGTTGAGTTTCTAAATAATCTGTAG